One genomic region from Manis pentadactyla isolate mManPen7 chromosome 12, mManPen7.hap1, whole genome shotgun sequence encodes:
- the LOC118921290 gene encoding olfactory receptor 7G2-like, translating to MKPTNLTDVSEFLLLGLIEDPELQPILFGLFLSMYMVTILGNLLIILAVSSDPHLHTPMYFFLSHLSFTDICISTTNIPKMRVNIKIHNQHISYTGCLLQMGLVTGFGEFESCLLAAMAYDNYVAICHPLMYTVIMNPHLCVLLILLSLLIGMGNALLHSLMVLRLSFCTNREIPHFFSELAQVIKLACSDTLINNILIYFVASLVGGVPVPGVIFSYTRILSSILRMPPVEGKLKAFSTYGSYLSVVSLFYGTALGVYISSAVTDSSRKTAVASVMYIVVPQMINPFIYSLRNRDMKRAFKKIINRIPTSLMMSPAFYLFLLNESK from the coding sequence ATGAAGCCTACAAATCTCACAGATGTTtcagaattcctcctcctgggactGATAGAGGATCCAGAGCTGCAGCCCATCCTCTTCGGGCTGTTCCTGTCCATGTACATGGTCACcatcctggggaacctgctcatcatcctggctgtcagctctgacccccacctccacacccccatgtacttcttcctgtccCACCTGTCCTTTACCGACATCTGCATAAGCACAACCAACATCCCTAAGATGCGGGTGAACATCAAAATACACAATCAGCACATCAGTTACACAGGATGCCTTTTGCAGATGGGCTTAGTCACTGGTTTTGGTGAATTTGAAAGTTGTCTCCTTGCAGCAATGGCCTATGACAATTACGTGGCCATCTGTCACCCCCTGATGTACACAGTCATCATGAACCCCCATCTCTGTGTTCTGCTcattctgctctctctgctcaTTGGCATGGGGAATGCGCTGCTCCACAGTCTGATGGTGCTGAGGCTGTCTTTCTGCACAAACAGGGAAATCCCCCACTTCTTCTCTGAACTTGCTCAGGTCATCAAGCTGGCCTGCTCTGATACCCTCATCAATAATATCCTAATATATTTCGTGGCTTCCCTCGTTGGGGGTGTTCCTGTACCTGGAGTCATTTTCTCTTATACTCGAATTCTCTCTTCTATTTTGAGAATGCCCCCAGTGGAGGGAAAGCTTAAAGCCTTTTCCACCTACGGATCTTACTTGTCAGTTGTCTCCTTGTTCTATGGGACTGCTTTGGGGGTGTACATTAGTTCTGCAGTTACTGACTCTTCCAGGAAGACTGCAGTAGCTTCAGTGATGTACATCGTGGTTCCTCAAATGATAAATCCGTTCATCTACAGCCTCAGGAATAGGGACATGAAAAGGgcctttaagaaaataattaataggaTACCTACATCTTTAATGATGTCACCtgctttttacttgtttttattgAATGAATCAAAGTGA